A stretch of Natronococcus sp. CG52 DNA encodes these proteins:
- a CDS encoding manganese catalase family protein, whose protein sequence is MFFHEPELQYEVTVEEPDPHFAKLLQQAIGGQEGEMRVALQYMFQAWALPEEYEGYRNLLMETAVEELGHIEMLATAVTKNLRRSPKQMREETEETAAAAAAMTGQNPRQFLSSGLSAMPVDSNGVPFTGGYVAASGNLAGDLYANVMAEATGRTLATRLWEYTDDPGMKDMLSYLIARDTMHQNQWLEALESLDDPVPVPASFPQEEENQEVNYAFVSTRREPQPDPEAPWTQGDAPDGKGEFSYLAEQPGDGDGIPPEPDPSTYNTPEEE, encoded by the coding sequence ATGTTCTTTCACGAACCAGAGTTACAGTACGAGGTTACCGTCGAAGAACCGGATCCGCACTTCGCGAAGCTCCTCCAGCAAGCGATCGGCGGACAGGAAGGCGAGATGCGCGTCGCGCTCCAGTACATGTTCCAGGCCTGGGCGCTTCCCGAGGAGTACGAAGGGTATCGAAACCTACTGATGGAGACCGCAGTCGAGGAACTCGGCCACATCGAGATGCTCGCGACGGCGGTCACGAAGAACCTTCGGAGATCACCGAAGCAGATGCGCGAGGAAACCGAAGAGACCGCGGCCGCCGCCGCGGCGATGACCGGACAGAACCCGCGTCAGTTCCTCTCATCGGGCCTCTCGGCGATGCCCGTCGACAGTAACGGCGTGCCCTTCACCGGCGGATACGTCGCCGCCTCGGGAAACCTCGCGGGCGACCTCTACGCGAACGTGATGGCCGAAGCGACCGGCCGCACCCTCGCGACTCGGCTCTGGGAGTACACCGACGATCCCGGAATGAAGGACATGCTCTCGTATCTCATCGCCCGCGACACGATGCACCAGAACCAGTGGCTCGAGGCGCTCGAGTCCCTGGACGATCCGGTCCCGGTTCCGGCGAGCTTCCCGCAGGAGGAGGAGAACCAGGAGGTCAACTACGCGTTCGTGTCGACCCGCCGGGAGCCGCAGCCGGATCCGGAAGCGCCCTGGACCCAGGGGGACGCCCCGGACGGCAAGGGCGAGTTCTCCTACCTCGCCGAACAGCCGGGCGACGGCGACGGAATCCCGCCGGAGCCGGATCCGAGCACGTACAATACTCCGGAAGAGGAGTAA